The DNA window TTTATGTATGTGGGAGTAAAATATCGTTCATTTAGCTTTATGAATATACTCGATGAAGGTTTAAAAAGGAGTATGCCATCATGATGGACTTCATTCATTTAAAGCAACACAAACGCCGAAACCCTTCTTTGCAACGTCGAAATTTAAGAATTGCTACGTATGAAGGGATACCAGCAGTTATATTCCAGACATTGCTAGGTGGACAATTTCTCACAGGTTATTTATTGTATCTTGGAGCTACATCTGAATTGATAGGTTTTGTCTTGGCAATCACTACGTTTGTGAATATTACACAAATTGCCGTAGCGTTCCTCATTCAGAGGCTAAAGAGTAGAAAATGGCCACTTGTGTTTTTTGTAGGCATGCATAGATTGTTGTGGGGAGTTACTGGTCTTGTACCTTTTCTATTCTCACAAGAAAATTGGGTGCAGGCGTTCATTTTCTTTTATATTACTGCCTTTCTGTTTGGGACGGTTGGTTCAGTGCTCTGGAATTCGGTGATAAGTGATATCGTCCATCCTAAGGTTAGAGGAAGATATTTCGGGATTCGAAATACGCTGTTGAATGCTCTGGGTACGTTGGTCCTATTCCTCGGGGGAATGATTCTTGATCATTATCCTGGTAGTCAAGGTTTCTTATATTTGTACATTATTATTTGGATTTGTCTCACAGCGAATGTCGTTATATTCTTTTTCTATCCTGACATCCCATTTGAAAGATCGACCGAAACTAAGTTTTTGCCGATGTTTAAGAAACCGCTTCATGATGCTCCTTTTATTAAAGCGACCGTGTTTCTTGCCAGTTTTCTATTTCTGCAAAATTTAGTCGTTCCTTTGTATTCTTATGTGATGTTGGAACTGTTACATATTAATTATCAGACAATCTCATTGATTAACGTTACGCAGACTGTTGCAATGATGGCGAGTTTTTATGTATGGGGTAATCTCAATGCAAGGTATAGCAATCGCCGTTTGTTGTTCTGGACACTTCCACTGATTGCGGCTTCGATCCTATTGTGGGGAACCTTATCCATATTTCCAATGCTGCCCGTGTTATTTATTGCCCAAACGATATTTGGGATGGGGGTAGGTGGATTTAACCAGCTTGCATTTAACTTTATGATCGGTGATACTCCAAAACCGGAAAGACCTATGTATACAGCGATGTATTCTGCTATTACTGGTGTAGCTTCCTTCTTCGGACCATTGATTGGCGGGAACGTTTATAAATGGATCGATCATATGCCAAGCTGGATTCAAATGTATGGTATGCAATTAGTGGTGGGGTTTATTATGGTTCTACTGGTGTTTATTTTGGGACGACGTATTTTGCGAGATGATTATGAGAGAATACCTTTGCGGTAAAGAGATTGCACGTTGCTCTATAGCGATGGTATGCTTTTGATAAAGCGATAGCTGAAGGGAGAATTCAGAGAACATGACAGAGAACAAAGCATTTCAAGGGACTTTTCAAGGTGAACAAGCCGTATGGCTCCAATCAGGAAAATATGAAGCGATTATTTTACCTGATACGGGAGGAAATTTAATTTCTTTTCGTGATCTGGAAAATGGATACCGCTTTCTTCGTGAGCCAGAGGAAGGAAATATCGAGGATTTTAAGAGTAATCCGGGAATTTATGGTATCCCAGTGTTGTTCCCGCCGAATCGTTACGAAGATGGACAATTTCCATGGCGTGGTGAAGTGTACCAACTGCCAGTAAATGAGGTAGCAACAGGAAATCATTTACACGGATTTCTACATACAACAGCGTGGCAAGTGGAGGACTTCGGACAAACGCCATCTGAGAGCTATGTTGTTGTCAAAGTTACTGTGGATGAGAAACATGAGGCGTATCAATATCTACCATTCAAATTTACAGTACGACTGAAATATACACTTGGCGAAAATGGCTTATCTCAACATTTATTTGTTCGTAATGAAGGGACAAACGAGATGCCTTGCCTGTTAGCGTTCCATACAGCTATTAATGCTCCTTTTGCTCCTAACGGAGTTGCTGAGGATTACCTGGTGAAAGCAACGATTGGAGAACGTTGGGAACTGAATAATCGCATGCTGCCAACGGGTTCCTACCAACCATTAACAGAGGGTGAGAAAGCACTTCAAGCTGGAGGCGTAAATCCATTCTTTGCTCCCATGGATAATCATTACACGGCATTGCCGCAAAACGGAAGAAATCTGATGGAATTGACTGATACGAAGCTTGGGGTGACTCTAGTCTATGACGTAGGGACTTCCTATAAACAGTGGATGATCTGGAACAACGGAGCGACGAAAGGATTCTTCTGTCCAGAGCCACAGATCAACTTGGTTAATGCACCTAAGGTTGATCTACCAGCTGATGAAATTGGGTTGTTTAGTCTTGCTCCAGGAGAGATATGGGAAGAGACTGCTCGTTTATATATCAAGTAGAATTTATTCTAAATATGTATTAAACGAGAACAGCCGCTCAAGAGAGTAATGATGACCTCTTAAGCGGCTGTTTCATTTTGTTGCAATTGCGGTAATGAAGCTACAAATGTGTGATTAATGAATTCCGGTAGTTAGATTGTGATCGGCCTCAGGGAGTAGTCGTTTAACTCCTTCGAGGTTCCGTCTGGGAACGTTAATCGTCTTAATTCCGTGGTAATCATCCCTAAATAACAAAACATTGTCCCGAATAGCATGAACCTTGACCAAATTGACGTAGCAATTGGTGCTAATTCGGTAAAACGAGGAATCAGAGGTCAGTTTGGAAGTTTGTTCGGCGGATAATCTCTTTTTTAAACTGTAATTCCTACCATGAAAGCAAACTAGTCCATGAACTCCAATCTTGAAATAATACGTATCATGTGGATCAAGGTCCTCATACACGTTGTGCTCCTCGTACTCGATATTCATCATTCCAAATCCCCCTTTAGATGATAAATGGAAGCGCTTGCAGTATATCATATTTTTCAACATTTGGGTAGGGGTTTATTAAAATTTAAAATTTTTATTATGTGTACAGGCTGGACTTTTTGCTGAAAATAGAGAAAAATAGGAGGGAGAATAACGTACAATGTAGCGACATTAAGGAGGAATTTATTTTGCTTGAACAACAACGTCTATTATTGTTTGTGGGCTCTTACGCGGAGGAGAGCGATCCTGGAATATATGTATATGAACTGAATCAAACCAATGGTGAAATGAAACTCCTTGATCAAAAATCCGGATTGAAAAATCCAACTTTCGTTAATGTAGATGGTCGGAGTCATAAACTATACTCCATTGCAGAGACGAAGGATGAAAATGGAGAAAGAATAGGGGAAGTTGTATCTTTTGAGATTGATCCTGTTCAAGGAACTCTGTCAGAATGTAAACGGACGGTGACCTTGAGACCATCCACTTCACACATTCAAAGAGATCGAAAGGATCAATATTTAATATTATCCGGTTATCATGGTGGTAATGTAGGACTTGTTAAGATAAACAACGGAGGAATAGCCGAAGAGCTAACCGATGAAAAGCTTCATCAAGGTCATGGAGCGGATCCGGTGAGACAGGATCGACCACACCCGCACTCGACATTGTGTAGTCCGGATAATCGTTTTGTATTCGTAGCGGATTTAGGGTTGGATGCCATTAAAATTTATAAACTTGATCCGGACCAGAATGAACTGATATATCATGGAGAAGCTTTAACCCCTCCAGGATGTGGTCCTCGTCATCTGGCGTTCCATCCGAATGGCAGATATCTATATTCCATTAATGAAGTGAATTCCTCGATTACAGCTTTTGCTTATGATCCTGAGTCGGGTCAGCTAACGAGTGTAGAGACGGTACCAACTTTGCCAGCGGACTATTCGGATGAGAATACGACGGCTGAAATTGCAATCTCTACGAACGGTTTATTCCTATATGGTTCGAACCGAGGTCATGACAGCATTGCCCTGTTTGCGATCGATCCAGCTAATGGTAAGCTAACATTTATAGAGCATGTATCAACCGAGGGAGGGCATCCCCGCCACTTTGCGTTGACTCCTGATGGTGGTCATTTAATCGTTGCTAATCGGGATACGGACCAATTGAATCTCTTTAGAGTTGATTCGCAAAATGGAAGGTTGACTTACACAGGTCAAAGTGCCCATGTATCCAAACCAGTTTGCGTACAACCAGTTTTGTTCAATTTGTAGTAAGTTTTAGGGAACATAATTCTAGAATCCCCCTGTTCATCGTTTGAAGTGGACAGGGGGATTTGGTGTTAATATAGATAAGATTTAATTACTCCTTGAAAAGCCCGGAATGACGAATTCCTTCCCATAACTGCTGGAATTGAGGGATATCTAGCTGCTGAGCTGCATCTGAGAGGGCTGTTTGTGGATCAGGATGAACTTCGACCATTACTCCATCTGCTCCAGCAGCCAGAGCTGCTTTGGCACAAGGAAGAAGGATATCCTTCCGTCCCGTTGAATGACTGACATCAACAAGTACAGGTAAATGAGTCTCTTGCTTAAGCAGAGGTACGGCAGAAATATCTAACGTATTGCGAGTCCATTTCTCATAGGTACGAATGCCGCGTTCAATCAGCATGACGTTGGTATTGCCTTTGACAGCAATATACTCTGCAGCATGAACGAATTCTTCTAAGGTAGCGGCAATTCCTCGTTTAAGCAATACAGGAATCTTCGCTTCTCCAGCAGCTTTTAGCAATTCGAAATTTTGCATGTTTCTTGCACCGATTTGAATAATATCGATATATTGTTCCGCTAGTTCAATATGAGCAGGATGAACGATTTCACTGATTGTCGCCAAACCGTATTCATCCGCGACTTCCTTCAACATCCGCAGTCCTTCAATACCAAGTCCTTGGAAATCGTAAGGAGAAGTTCTAGGCTTAAATGCGCCACCTCTCATGATCTTGATTCCCGCATCCTTAAGCGCTGCTGCAACACTTCGCAGTTGCTCATACGATTCTACTGAACATGGTCCAGCGATCATGACTTGAGCACTGCCACCGATCAACGTATCTTTAACGTTAATTACTGTGTTTGCGGGTTGGATTTTACGACTAACAATGAGTTGTTGTTTATGATCTTCTTCCTGCAGATTAAGGGAAGCTTTAAAGATTTCTTTGAATATATGTTTAATCTCCGCATTTTTAAATGGTCCAGGATTCTGAGAGGTCAATTCTTCTAACATGGCTCTTTCACGGACAGGATCAAATTTAGGAACACCTTGCTTTTCTTTGATCTCACCGATGCTGCGAACTACTTCAGCACGTTCATTCAACAGTTTCAACAATTCCCCATTAATTTCATTTAACTTGAGTCGCAATTGTTCCAATTGTTCGTTCATTTGTTTCCTCTCCTTTGATATGATGTAGAAGCATTTTAAGCCACTTTAAACAAAAAAAGGTCGTCTCCCAAGGGACGGAATATATCCGCGGTACCACCCTTGTTAGACAACCTTTATGTTTCTCAGCTTAGGCACAGATAACGGCGTGTGACCGGACGTCCCTACGAACCATAATAGAAGGTGTTTCAGGAGTCAACTCAGGAGTGAACTTCAGTCGGCGCGGTTCCTGCGGGGTGCTCTCAATCTACGGCACCACCGTCCCTGTTAGGACGCATCCACTTACTCTCTCCGTCATAGTCAATTGATTTATACGAAATTATATGCTGCACTTTAGAAAATGGCAAGAACTTACTGCTAAGCGTAAATGCTGTATTGTATTGAAGTAAGACCTATTTAAATAGGAATTATTATTAAAATGGAACTCTTTGAGTAGAAGGAACGTAATAATATTGTTGATGTGGCGAGGTTTGCTTGCTTTGTGTCCACAGCTGACATAAGATTATTACATTGGATTGTTTAGTCTATCATAGGGGAGCAGGATGCTTATAATGGGTTTTTTCAGAGAGCTTTCTCAAATTGCAGGATTCCGTAGGATTCTTGCCTTATTATTTGTGGTTTTTGTGCTATATTTTTCGCGTAGTATGCTCGATATGATTCTTATTACGTTCATTCTGACTTATCTGATTAATCGGCTTCATAATTTCATCAGTCGGAATGTGCAAAAAGTTGTACGAATTAATAGGAGAATCACCATTTTATTGATTTATGTATTGATTATTACCTTGATTGTGACGACTGTTTGCAATTATCTACCGGTATTTATCGCTGAACTTAATGATCTGGTCAATCAAGTACTATCATTTTATGCGCATCCTCCTGAGAATCTCCCAGATAATATTCTGCTAAATTTCTTAGTCGATTCGATGAAAGAAATTGATCTATCTGCTTATATTGGTAGTAGCGTTGATTTCTTGATTAAGACGGCATCTGATATTGGCAAGTGGAGTTTGAATTTGTTTGTTTCGATTGTTCTGAGTTTGTTCTTCTTACTTGAGAAAGAAAAGGTGACTAATTTTACCGCAAAATTCAAACAGAGCCGCGTAGCCTTCTTGTTTGAAGAGTTAGAGTACTTCGGTAAAAAATTTGTACTTTCTTTCGGAAAAGTAATCGAAGTACAATTTCTGATTGCGCTAATTAATGCTATATTATCAACCATATTCCTCTGGATTTTTGGTTTTCCAAATCTGATTGCACTTGGAATTATGATCTTCCTATTAGGTCTCATTCCTGTAATGGGTGTGATTATCTCATTGATTCCATTATGTGCAATCGCATTTAAAATTGGTGGACTAGTCAAAATTATCTACGTGTTAGTGATGATTGCTGTTATTCATGCTTTTGAAACTTATTTCTTGAATCCTAAGTTTATGTCTAATAAGACGCATATGCCTATTTTCTTCACATTCCTTGTGTTGCTTGTGTCGGAGCATTTCTTCGGCGTATGGGGATTAATTGTAGGTGTACCTGTGTTCATGTTCTTACTTGACATTCTCGATGTTCCAGTTGGATTACATCCTCCAATTCCGTTACCTGGTGCTCCAAAACAGGAAACTGAAGGGGAATAAGAATACTTTAAAATAGCAGGTCAAGGATAACAACCTTGGCCTGCTATTTTTATTATTAAACCTCAAACTTCATTCTGAAACATTTAACTGAATGGTATTGTTACGATATTCGGAGACAGGGTGCCCAGATTGAGTATTCTTCCATGTTCGGTTAATTACTCTTTTTAGTCGCTCTGGCAGACCTGCTTTGATCTTATCTGCTTGTTCTTTATTTAATTTACCCGTGGTTACGGCTTGATCGACATGCTGAAAAGCCTTTTCAGTCAGTTTCTTTAAATACTCAGCTTCGCTCCATCCCTTTTTAGCTTGAACGACTTGTAGCAAGGTTTTTCCCTGCTTTAATTGTTCAATAAGGGATCTAGGTTGAATACCTATAAGGGTCGCTGTATCTGTAATAATAGGTCCACCTTGAAGGTGCCCCTTATGATGGGAACGATGTCCCTGTCCGCCATGTTCCATGTTAGGTGTTCCTGACGGTGATGGAGACTGCTGGGGTTCCGCATAGATGACGTTTGTAGCTGTAACTCCTCCTGAAGCCAAAATGGCTACAGATAAGGTGCTTTTGAAGATCATACTTTTAAGCTTTTTCATTAGACATTTGTCACCCCTTCGTTTAAAATTATTGGGTCTTGCATATCTTTAGTGTTGACAAGTACTACGGCATAATAAACTAAATGTGCTGAAAATGGTTGGTTATACCTTAAAATTAGGGTATTAATTTAGATGATAATATAGGGATAAAGCCTGAAAAGGAGGGATAGATATGACATTTGGTGCAAGAATGTTAAAAACAGGACTAGCGGTAACCTTAGCACTTTACGTTGTTTATTGGATTAATTTACCTTCTCCCGTTATCGCTGCAGTTGCCGCTATTTTTGCCATGCAGCCATCTATCTATCGATCTTGGCGTTACTTAAGAGATCAGCTTCAGTCGATAACGTTCGGTGCGATCTTGGCGGTGCTTGGAGGGATGCTGTTATCCAATAGTCCTATCGCTGTTGGACTTGTATGTATTCTGGTTATCATGATATGTCTTAAATTGAAAATGGGCGAAACGATCGGGATTACTCTTGTAACTGTGGTAGCGGTTATGGAAGCTTCAGGTCAATGGGAGTTTGCACTTCATCGTTTTGTGCTCAGTTTAATTGGCATCTTATCTGCGTTTATAATTAACATTATTGTTTATCCACCGAAACCCAAGGTACAATATGAAGTTCAAATTGGGCAAACATTTGATCATTTGTCTTTGCTATTACGGACAGCTATTTCTGATGAGATTAAGGCAACGATCTACCGAAGTGAGAAGAGATCTCTAGAAGAAGCGATTAATTCACTAAGTGATAAATATAAGCTGATGGATGAAGATCAGAAGAAATTAAAGACACCTAAATTCAGTGAAGCTCGCCAGCTCGTTGTATATAAGCAGATGTTGAAGACGCTTCGTAAAGGCTATGAAGTACTTGATGCAGTGGAGGAGCATTATTTTCAAGCGGTTCGTTCCCCAGAGATTAATCATGAATTCGATCTACATTTAGAGAAGCTTACGAAGTTTCATGAGCATATTTTATTGAAGTTTAACGATAAGCTGAAACCAAATTTTCTAGAGGGAATGCAGTTTGAACAGGAGAACGATGCATTTATGCGCCAAATGCTCGATCGTTATGCGATCCAGCGAGAAGGGGTATTGCGCTTGTCGATTGTTTCAGCTGAAATGTATGAATATGGGCACCAGTTGGAAAGGCTAAACCGACTAGCGGATCATTCTACAGGTGCACCTACGGACAAGGGCTCTGATGATAAATAATCATGACCACCCGCATAGGGTGGTTTTTTTATTTTGTGCGTTTTACACGCCCAACTTAAGGCCTAAAGAAAAAAGTCGCCAATTTAGGCGACTTTTACTTTAATATAGGATTTTTTGTTAAAAAAAACTGGGTCATAAATGAAATGAGATCTTCTTATTTGCCCTGGCTGGATTCATGGATCAAATCAATTGCTTTTTGAAGAACCTCGTCTCGATTTTCTTTAATTCCTTGTATCGTAGGCTTCACTGTAATATCAGGGATAATTCCGATCCGCTGGGTTTCCGAACCGTCCGGATAATAGATGCCAGTCCCTGAAATCGCAGTAGTAAGGCCACCAGGCAGTTTAATTATAGACATATCGCCGTCAGCCCCAGCTGTCGTGCTTCCGATCACTGTGGCATCAGGAGCAGTTTTTAGGGCCATCGTCGTGAATTCCGCCAGACTCTGCGTTAATTCATTGACCAGAATGACGACTTTCCCTTTAAAATACTCCGGGTTGCTCTTCCCTGTCGGCAGTGTTACCATAAGAAATTGGCCTGGTTCCAGGGTATTCGCCATGGATATAGCCGTAAAATCAGTACTTTGGGGAAGTAAAAGCGCCGATAAGGAGTGCACGGTAAATTCTTTAGGGTAGCATCTTAAGTCAATAATCAATCCTTTAGAATTACTGATTTTTTTGGATATTTCCGGAATATTTTCATTCATCAGGTTTCCTAAATAAATATAGGAAATTTCAGGGTCGATCTGACTATAGTAATCTTGCTTGTTAAATGGATTAAATGGATCATAAGCTGCCACATCAAGTTGGGAAGGCGAATACATCTTAAGCTTAGATTCCTTAGCTTTACCGTCTCTTTCAAAATCAATAGTCAGGTGCGAATCATTTGTACGTAATAATTTGCCGGAGATATCCCTCAATTGAGTCGAAAAGTTTGAAGCTGGAATGTATTTTAATTTTTCTTTTACAATTTTGCTCACAGGCTTCTTATTGATTTTTGTAATAACATCTCCAATTTTCAGTCCGGTATCTTTCCCTAATACCTCATTGTAATAACTAGTAACAACCAGTTTGTCTTCTACAAAAGACACCACTAAAGGCGAATAATTCTCGCCCCAATAACGATTGATGGTCGGGTTCTTCTCCCAAAGACCTGCATGGCTATCATGGATTCTGGCTATGATCTCCAACGTCGTCAGCTTATACTCCTGCTCATTGGACGCCTTAACAAACTTAGGTATAAACTCCTTGAGAACGTTATCCCAGTCTTCTTCAATTAAATTTTTGTGAGGAAAATAATACTCAATAATATTCCAGTAGCGGTAAACAGACAATAAACGGTAACCAACTCCCGGGTAATTCATATCACTGAAGGCTTCTTCTGTAAATATCGGATTTCCAGCACCTTCATTTATGCTTATATATTGATTTTCACCTGTTCTTTTGGCGATTTTCAGATTCAGCAGCTTGGTTTCTAATTTATCTTCCAAGTTAAGCTTCGTAATCCAGTCCAAATCCGGCTTAACTTTAATTTCGTAAGGCTCAACCGGCTTGTTAGAGTCCGTTGCATAAGCTCCTAGGCTGTCAATCCAGTCAGAGAGAATCATGTCTCTTTTCTTTGGGGATTTCGCTTCAAGCACTTTTGGTAAAATGAGAAACAATTCATCATCCCAATTCCGATCCCCTTTGGCTACATTGGGATGATAGTATTTCAGATAGCCCCAAATTTTTCCTAGTACAAATAAATCATCGATGTTATCGTCAGAAAGCACCGTATTTGCTTTGAGATTTTTTTCGATTTTCGAGTTATCTTTAGCTGAGGTGAATCCTGTTAATGCTGTTATGATTAAAAGGCCTGTCAAAAGCCATATCCACATTTTTTTCATTTTTTCTTTCCCCCTCGTGATAAAAATAAAAAGCTCCTTTTATTGGTGGGTAATATTATCCAACTAAGTTGTGAAAATGTTCACTCTTAGTTTGCACCTTTATTAATTCCTGATTTATATCATTTTGAATATCTCCTTCCTCCTCGTGATAAAAATAAAAGCTCCTTTATTAGTTAGTAATATCATCCAACCATAAAGGAGCTCCATGATGTAGTTGTGAAAATGTTCACTCTGTCATTTCTAATTCATATTATAGTAAAATACGTATGTATATTCAATATAATTTGGAATAGAAGGAATATTATGATGAAGATTATCAAAGAATAGGATTTTCTCTAATATCATTCATTTAGAAATGTTTATTGGAAAGGAGTCAGAAGAAATCCCATCATTAGCACTTGTATGCTATTAGGATTCACTCTAGGAGGAGATATTCCTCCACTCGCATAGCGGTGTTTTTTTTGTTTTGTACGTTTCAAGCACTCAGCCGGTTTAATCCTAAATACAAGTCTCGTCAATTTTGACGGGGCTTTACTTGTGGTAAGATAATGAATGTCAATAAAAAGGTTGGATCCAATCGGGGAGGGCGTTGTAATTGAGTAGTACAGATAAGGTTTGGTTGCAAGAGCAACAGCGAGTAGAGTATGTTGGGGACCAAATTGAATCTAGGATCTCTACATTGGAGCAAGAGGTAGGTATTGTTCGTGGTGATGTTGTTGAGATGCGGAAAGACTTCTGGGATGAAGTAACAGTTAACTTTAGCGAAGCTGATGATGTTGGTGAGACTTCAACAAGCTTGCGCCAACAGTCCCAAGTTTTATCGGAACGCGAGAGTAAGCACTTACACTCTTCAAGCGCGTTAATCAAGATGAAACGACTTCGTCAGTCACCTTATTTCGGCAGAATCGACTTTGCTGAGGAAGGAGCTGATGTGGAAAATATTTATCTTGGTATTGCTTCACTTCTAGAAGAAGGAGACGAAGAGTTCCTCATCTACGACTGGCGGGCTCCTATTTCTAATTTGTATTACGATAGTGTTCCTGGCGAAGTTTCATACGAAACTCCTTCTGGTACGATACAAGGCAAACTGTCGCTTAAGCGTCAATTTGTGATACAGGGTCGTCAGATCAAGGTGATGTTTGATACGGGTATGACGATCGGTGATGAGTTATTACAGCAAGTACTAAGTCGTAGTTCAGACGCGCAAATGCGTAGCATTGTAGCTACAATTCAGAGGGAGCAAAATCGCATTATTCGCGATGATCGCCATCGAATGCTGATCGTGCAAGGTACAGCTGGTAGTGGAAAAACCTCCGCTGCGCTACAACGTGTAGCTTATTTGCTCTACAAGCATCGGGAGGATCTGAGAGCCGATCAAATGATTCTGTTCTCTCCGAATCCCATGTTTAATAGCTATGTCTCGACAGTTCTTCCAGAACTGGGTGAAGAGAATATGCGCCAAACCACATTCCAAGAATATCTTGAACATCGTCTCGGGCGGGAGTTTCAGCTTGAGGATCCTTTTATGCAAATTGAATATGTATTATCCGGGGAAGAAGATGAAGGATATGCTTCAAGGATCAACGGTATCCGTTATAAATCTTCGTCTGTTTATTTAGAAGCCATCAATCGTTATAAGGAATTACTTGAGAACAAGGAAATGAAGTTCAAGCCACTGCGGTTTCAAGGGAAAGAATTCGTGAGTTCAGAACTCATCAGGGAGAAATTTTATTCATTTGACCCAGCGATTCGACTAGCCAATCGTTGTGAACTGTTGAAAGAGTGGCTACTGAAAGAGCTGGCAAACTTCGCGAAAGGTGAGCTGGGGGAACCTTGGGTTGAAGAGCAAATTCAGCTTCTTGATACGGATGAATATCAAAAGGCTTATCGTCGAATGCGGCGTAAGCAACAAGGTAAAGACCCTTCCTTTGGTGATTTCGAGCAAGAGCGAGATATTCTCGGAAAAATGATTGTTAGCGATCGATTAAAGCCGCTTCGTAAGTGGGTAAAGGCTCTACGATTCGTGGATATCACAAAGCTATACGCTCAGATGTTCCGTGATCACGATTTGATGTCGGAGATCAGTTTAGGTAAATTACCAGAAGATTGGCAAGAAATCAGCAAACTTACCTTGCAAAAGCTTAGGGAAGGTGAGTTGTTCTATGAGGATGTTACCCCTTTTCTTTATTTGAAGGAGCTCATTTTAGGTTTCCGCTCAAATACTGAAATCCGTCACGTGATCATA is part of the Paenibacillus segetis genome and encodes:
- a CDS encoding lactonase family protein, whose amino-acid sequence is MLEQQRLLLFVGSYAEESDPGIYVYELNQTNGEMKLLDQKSGLKNPTFVNVDGRSHKLYSIAETKDENGERIGEVVSFEIDPVQGTLSECKRTVTLRPSTSHIQRDRKDQYLILSGYHGGNVGLVKINNGGIAEELTDEKLHQGHGADPVRQDRPHPHSTLCSPDNRFVFVADLGLDAIKIYKLDPDQNELIYHGEALTPPGCGPRHLAFHPNGRYLYSINEVNSSITAFAYDPESGQLTSVETVPTLPADYSDENTTAEIAISTNGLFLYGSNRGHDSIALFAIDPANGKLTFIEHVSTEGGHPRHFALTPDGGHLIVANRDTDQLNLFRVDSQNGRLTYTGQSAHVSKPVCVQPVLFNL
- a CDS encoding bifunctional 3-deoxy-7-phosphoheptulonate synthase/chorismate mutase; protein product: MNEQLEQLRLKLNEINGELLKLLNERAEVVRSIGEIKEKQGVPKFDPVRERAMLEELTSQNPGPFKNAEIKHIFKEIFKASLNLQEEDHKQQLIVSRKIQPANTVINVKDTLIGGSAQVMIAGPCSVESYEQLRSVAAALKDAGIKIMRGGAFKPRTSPYDFQGLGIEGLRMLKEVADEYGLATISEIVHPAHIELAEQYIDIIQIGARNMQNFELLKAAGEAKIPVLLKRGIAATLEEFVHAAEYIAVKGNTNVMLIERGIRTYEKWTRNTLDISAVPLLKQETHLPVLVDVSHSTGRKDILLPCAKAALAAGADGVMVEVHPDPQTALSDAAQQLDIPQFQQLWEGIRHSGLFKE
- a CDS encoding LytTR family transcriptional regulator DNA-binding domain-containing protein, which codes for MMNIEYEEHNVYEDLDPHDTYYFKIGVHGLVCFHGRNYSLKKRLSAEQTSKLTSDSSFYRISTNCYVNLVKVHAIRDNVLLFRDDYHGIKTINVPRRNLEGVKRLLPEADHNLTTGIH
- a CDS encoding aldose 1-epimerase, coding for MTENKAFQGTFQGEQAVWLQSGKYEAIILPDTGGNLISFRDLENGYRFLREPEEGNIEDFKSNPGIYGIPVLFPPNRYEDGQFPWRGEVYQLPVNEVATGNHLHGFLHTTAWQVEDFGQTPSESYVVVKVTVDEKHEAYQYLPFKFTVRLKYTLGENGLSQHLFVRNEGTNEMPCLLAFHTAINAPFAPNGVAEDYLVKATIGERWELNNRMLPTGSYQPLTEGEKALQAGGVNPFFAPMDNHYTALPQNGRNLMELTDTKLGVTLVYDVGTSYKQWMIWNNGATKGFFCPEPQINLVNAPKVDLPADEIGLFSLAPGEIWEETARLYIK
- a CDS encoding AI-2E family transporter, encoding MGFFRELSQIAGFRRILALLFVVFVLYFSRSMLDMILITFILTYLINRLHNFISRNVQKVVRINRRITILLIYVLIITLIVTTVCNYLPVFIAELNDLVNQVLSFYAHPPENLPDNILLNFLVDSMKEIDLSAYIGSSVDFLIKTASDIGKWSLNLFVSIVLSLFFLLEKEKVTNFTAKFKQSRVAFLFEELEYFGKKFVLSFGKVIEVQFLIALINAILSTIFLWIFGFPNLIALGIMIFLLGLIPVMGVIISLIPLCAIAFKIGGLVKIIYVLVMIAVIHAFETYFLNPKFMSNKTHMPIFFTFLVLLVSEHFFGVWGLIVGVPVFMFLLDILDVPVGLHPPIPLPGAPKQETEGE
- a CDS encoding FUSC family protein; translation: MTFGARMLKTGLAVTLALYVVYWINLPSPVIAAVAAIFAMQPSIYRSWRYLRDQLQSITFGAILAVLGGMLLSNSPIAVGLVCILVIMICLKLKMGETIGITLVTVVAVMEASGQWEFALHRFVLSLIGILSAFIINIIVYPPKPKVQYEVQIGQTFDHLSLLLRTAISDEIKATIYRSEKRSLEEAINSLSDKYKLMDEDQKKLKTPKFSEARQLVVYKQMLKTLRKGYEVLDAVEEHYFQAVRSPEINHEFDLHLEKLTKFHEHILLKFNDKLKPNFLEGMQFEQENDAFMRQMLDRYAIQREGVLRLSIVSAEMYEYGHQLERLNRLADHSTGAPTDKGSDDK
- a CDS encoding MFS transporter, coding for MMDFIHLKQHKRRNPSLQRRNLRIATYEGIPAVIFQTLLGGQFLTGYLLYLGATSELIGFVLAITTFVNITQIAVAFLIQRLKSRKWPLVFFVGMHRLLWGVTGLVPFLFSQENWVQAFIFFYITAFLFGTVGSVLWNSVISDIVHPKVRGRYFGIRNTLLNALGTLVLFLGGMILDHYPGSQGFLYLYIIIWICLTANVVIFFFYPDIPFERSTETKFLPMFKKPLHDAPFIKATVFLASFLFLQNLVVPLYSYVMLELLHINYQTISLINVTQTVAMMASFYVWGNLNARYSNRRLLFWTLPLIAASILLWGTLSIFPMLPVLFIAQTIFGMGVGGFNQLAFNFMIGDTPKPERPMYTAMYSAITGVASFFGPLIGGNVYKWIDHMPSWIQMYGMQLVVGFIMVLLVFILGRRILRDDYERIPLR